One window of Papaver somniferum cultivar HN1 chromosome 9, ASM357369v1, whole genome shotgun sequence genomic DNA carries:
- the LOC113310707 gene encoding protein IWS1 homolog 1-like — translation MGYENDPYRDEDGEPLMDPDMGFDQEAEDNEEDWREEREPTPIHNYDPDKVGKPRKRLIKKTRDDFDVGGDEAAMNFVRDDFENVDNDQMYNNSKRKSSIGAGGSGKKEKRMKSSERRIERGGGYKNSSRSAGGSSGKSSFRANNGVDPELERDMWNTVAGGNSEDDEEGVKNMDDENFIDDTGVDPADRYGSDNERYVRDAPQAEEGEEDDEVERLFKGGKKKKKPEKSAAEMALVVEHLMAELELTAENDAELNMENKPAVEKLKKLPLLIEVLSKKQFQLEFLDRGVLTLLKNWLEPLPDGSLPNINIRTAILKILTDFPIDLEHTDRREQLKNSGLGKVIMFLSRSDEETTGNRRLAKDLVDKWSRPIFNKSTRFEDMKHNEDDRVPYRRPPAKKRMDKAATLDSRDDDLDEFSRERKSGESSSRQHASRPEAAPLDFMVRPQSKIDPDEIRARAKQVVHDQRRVKMNKKLQQLKAPKKKMLQASKLSVEGRGMVKFF, via the exons ATGGGTTACGAAAATGATCC GTACCGTGATGAAGATGGTGAGCCATTAATGGATCCCGACATGGGTTTCGATCAAGAAGCTGAAGACAACGAAGAAGATTGGAGAGAAGAAAGGGAACCTACTCCAATTCATAATTACGATCCTGATAAAGTTGGTAAACCAAGGAAAAGACTTATAAAGAAGACAAGAGATGATTTTGATGTTGGTGGTGATGAAGCAGCAATGAATTTTGTTAGAGATGATTTTGAGAATGTTGATAATGATCAGATGTATAACAATAGTAAGAGGAAAAGTTCGATTGGTGCTGGTGGGAgtggaaagaaagaaaagaggatGAAATCATCTGAGAGAAGAATTGAGAGAGGAGGTGGGTACAAAAATAGTTCAAGAAGTGCTGGAGGAAGTTCTGGAAAATCAAGTTTTAGGGCTAATAATGGTGTTGATCCTGAACTTGAAAGAGATATGTGGAATACAGTTGCTGGTGGAAATTCTGAG GATGATGAAGAGGGCGTCAAGAATATGGATGACGAAAACTTTATCGATGATACAGGAGTGGATCCTGCTGACCGTTATGGAAGTGACAATGAACGATATGTTCGTGATGCTCCTCAG GCTGAGGAgggtgaagaagatgatgaagtggAAAGGCTCTTTAAGGGtggtaagaaaaagaagaaacctGAAAAGTCAGCTGCGGAAATGGCTTTGGTAGTTGAGCATCTTATGGCTGAGCTTGAACTTACGGCTGAGAACGACGCAGAGTTGAATATGGAGAATAAACCTGCGGTTGAAAAACTCAAGAAGTTGCCTCTTCTTATTGAGGTTCTATCGAA GAAACAATTTCAGCTAGAGTTCTTAGATCGTGGGGTCCTAACACTTCTGAAGAATTGGCTTGAACCCCTTCCTGATGGAAGCTTACCCAACATAAATATCCGTACCGCAATATTGAAAATACTAACTGAT TTTCCCATTGATCTAGAGCATACTGATAGGAGGGAGCAGCTGAAGAACAGTGGTCTTGGAAAG GTCATCATGTTTTTGTCAAGATCTGATGAAGAGACGACAGGCAATAGACGACTTGCCAAGGACTTGGTTGATAAATGG AGTCGACCAATATTCAACAAAAGCACGCGGTTTGAGGATATGAAGCACAATGAAGATGATAGAGTTCCCTACAGGAGACCGCCGGCGAAAAA ACGGATGGACAAAGCTGCAACACTGGACTCTAGAGATGATGATCTTGATGAGTTTTCACG GGAGAGGAAATCTGGTGAATCATCTTCCAGGCAGCATGCCTCTAGGCCCGAAGCAGCACCTTTGGATTTCATGGTGCGCCCACAGTCAAAAATAGATCCAGATGAGATAAGAGCTCGAGCTAAACAAGTTGTACATGATCAGCGCAGGGTAAAG ATGAATAAGAAGCTGCAGCAGTTGAAAGCACCAAAGAAGAAAATGCTTCAAGCATCAAAGCTCAGTGTAGAAGGTCGAGGCATGGTCAAGTTCTTTTAG